The Streptomyces sp. DH-12 genome has a window encoding:
- a CDS encoding amino acid ABC transporter ATP-binding protein, translating into MTEVSVAKEDVAATGDLVVLKSVNKHFGALHVLQDIDLTVARGEVVVVIGPSGSGKSTLCRTINRLETIDSGSITIDGKPLPDEGKALARLRADVGMVFQSFNLFAHKTVLENVTLGQVKVRKKDKKEAEERARTLLDRVGVGAQAEKYPAQLSGGQQQRVAIARALAMEPKVMLFDEPTSALDPEMINEVLEVMQQLARDGMTMIVVTHEMGFARSAANRVVFMADGRIVEQATPDQFFSNPRSDRAKDFLSKILHH; encoded by the coding sequence ATGACCGAAGTATCGGTGGCCAAGGAAGATGTGGCCGCGACCGGCGATCTGGTCGTCCTGAAGAGCGTCAACAAGCACTTCGGCGCGTTGCACGTTCTCCAGGACATCGACCTCACGGTCGCCCGTGGCGAAGTCGTCGTGGTCATCGGACCCTCCGGGTCCGGGAAGTCCACCCTGTGCCGCACCATCAACCGTCTGGAGACGATCGACTCCGGCTCGATCACGATCGACGGCAAGCCCCTGCCCGACGAGGGCAAGGCGCTGGCGCGGCTCCGTGCCGACGTGGGGATGGTCTTCCAGTCCTTCAATCTCTTCGCGCACAAGACCGTGCTCGAGAACGTGACGCTCGGCCAGGTCAAGGTCCGGAAGAAGGACAAGAAGGAGGCCGAGGAGCGGGCGCGTACCCTCCTCGACCGGGTCGGCGTGGGCGCGCAGGCCGAGAAGTACCCCGCACAGCTCTCCGGTGGTCAGCAGCAGCGCGTCGCCATCGCGCGGGCCCTGGCGATGGAACCCAAGGTCATGCTCTTCGACGAGCCGACGTCGGCTCTCGACCCCGAGATGATCAACGAGGTTCTCGAGGTCATGCAGCAGCTCGCCCGTGACGGCATGACCATGATCGTCGTCACCCATGAGATGGGCTTCGCGCGTTCGGCCGCGAACCGTGTGGTGTTCATGGCGGACGGCCGCATCGTCGAGCAGGCGACGCCGGACCAGTTCTTCAGCAACCCGCGCAGCGACCGTGCCAAGGACTTCCTGTCGAAGATCCTGCACCACTGA
- a CDS encoding amino acid ABC transporter permease, protein MFDFLEDYDLLGAFWTTVQLAVLSAVGSLIWGTLLAAMRVGPVPLMRGFGTAYVNIVRNIPLTVIILFTSLGLNQTLGATLGADDFETINFRLAVLGLILYTSAFVCEALRSGINTVPVGQAEAARALGLSFNQVLGLVVLPQAFRSSVGPLANVLIALIKNTTVAAAIGVAEAALLMKEMIENEAQLLLISAVIAFGFVVLTLPTGLFLGWVGKKVAVKR, encoded by the coding sequence GTGTTCGACTTTCTTGAAGATTACGACCTGCTGGGGGCCTTCTGGACGACGGTGCAGCTCGCTGTGCTCTCCGCCGTCGGCTCCCTGATCTGGGGCACCCTGCTGGCCGCCATGCGCGTCGGCCCGGTGCCGCTGATGCGCGGCTTCGGGACCGCGTACGTGAACATCGTGCGGAACATCCCGCTGACGGTCATCATCCTGTTCACGTCGCTCGGCCTGAACCAGACCCTGGGCGCCACGCTCGGCGCGGACGACTTCGAAACGATCAACTTCCGGCTCGCGGTCCTCGGTCTGATCCTGTACACCTCGGCCTTCGTGTGCGAGGCGCTGCGCTCCGGCATCAACACCGTGCCGGTCGGCCAGGCCGAGGCCGCCCGCGCGCTCGGCCTCAGCTTCAACCAGGTGCTGGGCCTCGTGGTGCTGCCCCAGGCGTTCCGTTCGTCCGTCGGGCCGCTGGCGAACGTCCTCATCGCGCTCATCAAGAACACCACGGTGGCCGCCGCCATCGGCGTCGCCGAGGCGGCGCTGCTGATGAAGGAGATGATCGAGAACGAGGCGCAGCTGCTGCTGATCTCCGCGGTCATCGCGTTCGGTTTCGTGGTTCTGACGCTGCCGACCGGCCTGTTCCTCGGCTGGGTGGGCAAGAAGGTGGCGGTGAAGCGATGA
- a CDS encoding amino acid ABC transporter permease, whose product MSSVLYDAQGPRAKRRNIIFTAVFLVALAALLWWVFSTLNDKGQLEWALWKPFFTGTEAWTTYIWPGLQNTLKAAVLAVIIALPLGAVLGIARLSDHAWVRIPAGVVVEFFRAIPVLVLMIFGLALFAEYTNVSSDDRPLYAVVTGLVLYNASVLAEIVRAGILSLPKGQSEAAMAIGLRKNQLMRLVLLPQAVTAMLPAIVSQLVVIVKDTALGGAVLTFPELLASANTMSGYYGANVIASFTVVAVLFIALNFALTSFASWLEARLRRSKRGTGAVLGADDVDDINAAEVGGPHKTDGV is encoded by the coding sequence ATGAGCTCCGTTCTCTACGACGCCCAGGGCCCCCGCGCCAAGCGGCGGAACATCATCTTCACGGCGGTGTTCCTGGTCGCTCTCGCCGCCCTCCTCTGGTGGGTGTTCAGCACCCTCAACGACAAGGGCCAGCTCGAGTGGGCCCTGTGGAAGCCGTTCTTCACCGGCACCGAGGCCTGGACCACGTACATCTGGCCGGGTCTGCAGAACACGCTGAAGGCCGCCGTCCTCGCGGTGATCATCGCACTGCCGCTCGGCGCGGTCCTCGGCATCGCCCGCCTGTCCGACCACGCCTGGGTCCGGATCCCCGCCGGTGTCGTGGTGGAGTTCTTCCGCGCCATCCCCGTGCTGGTCCTGATGATCTTCGGCCTGGCGCTGTTCGCCGAGTACACCAACGTCAGTTCCGACGACCGCCCGCTGTACGCGGTCGTCACGGGTCTGGTCCTCTACAACGCCTCCGTCCTCGCGGAGATCGTGCGCGCCGGCATCCTGTCCCTGCCCAAGGGCCAGTCCGAGGCCGCGATGGCGATCGGCCTGCGCAAGAACCAGCTCATGCGGCTGGTCCTGCTGCCGCAGGCGGTCACCGCGATGCTCCCGGCCATCGTCAGCCAGCTCGTCGTCATCGTGAAGGACACCGCCCTGGGTGGCGCCGTCCTCACCTTCCCCGAGCTCCTCGCCTCGGCCAACACGATGAGCGGCTACTACGGCGCCAACGTGATCGCCAGCTTCACCGTGGTCGCCGTGCTCTTCATCGCGCTCAACTTCGCCCTGACCTCCTTCGCCTCCTGGCTCGAGGCACGGCTGCGACGCAGCAAGCGCGGTACGGGTGCGGTGCTCGGCGCCGACGACGTGGACGACATCAACGCGGCCGAGGTCGGCGGTCCGCACAAGACCGACGGCGTCTGA
- a CDS encoding glutamate ABC transporter substrate-binding protein, translating into MKLRKVTAASATVFALALTATACGGGDGDGGSSSSDGGKDKITIGIKFDQPGLGQKTPQGYEGFDVDVATYVAEKLGYEEDQIEWKESKSADRETMLQRGDVDFITATYSITPERQEKVDFAGPYLLAHQDVLLRADDDKIKSPEDLNNAKLCSVTGSTSAQNIKEKLAPKAQLQPYPTYSACLPGLQNGAVDALTTDDSILAGYAAQDQFKGKFKLGGFKLTNENYGIGVKKGSDLKEKINKALEEMVSDGSWETAVKENFGPANYKYEPAPKIGDIKS; encoded by the coding sequence ATGAAGCTCCGCAAGGTCACCGCCGCCTCGGCCACCGTGTTCGCCCTCGCCCTGACCGCCACCGCGTGCGGCGGCGGCGACGGGGACGGCGGGTCGTCGTCCTCGGACGGCGGCAAGGACAAGATCACGATCGGCATCAAGTTCGACCAGCCGGGCCTCGGCCAGAAGACCCCGCAGGGCTACGAGGGCTTCGACGTGGACGTCGCCACCTACGTCGCCGAGAAGCTCGGTTACGAGGAGGACCAGATCGAGTGGAAGGAGTCGAAGAGCGCCGACCGCGAGACCATGCTGCAGCGCGGCGACGTCGACTTCATCACCGCCACCTACTCGATCACCCCTGAGCGCCAGGAGAAGGTCGACTTCGCCGGCCCGTACCTGCTCGCCCACCAGGACGTGCTGCTCCGCGCCGACGACGACAAGATCAAGTCGCCCGAGGACCTGAACAACGCCAAGCTCTGCTCCGTCACCGGCTCCACCTCGGCGCAGAACATCAAGGAGAAGCTGGCGCCCAAGGCCCAGCTCCAGCCGTACCCGACCTACTCGGCGTGCCTGCCCGGTCTGCAGAACGGCGCCGTGGACGCGCTGACCACGGACGACTCGATCCTCGCCGGCTACGCCGCCCAGGACCAGTTCAAGGGCAAGTTCAAGCTCGGCGGCTTCAAGCTGACGAACGAGAACTACGGCATCGGCGTCAAGAAGGGCAGCGACCTCAAGGAAAAGATCAACAAGGCCCTTGAGGAGATGGTCTCCGACGGTAGCTGGGAGACGGCCGTGAAGGAGAACTTCGGCCCGGCCAACTACAAGTACGAGCCCGCGCCGAAGATCGGCGACATCAAGAGCTGA
- a CDS encoding FAD-dependent monooxygenase, translating into MDPVIVVGAGPVGLTLALALARQDVPCVVLDEGPGKDEPRPARTVVLREDTAALMERLTGLSLGHAGFRWAGWRSMRRKQVTGEVAFQDAEAAPLHIAQHVLTGALRAVLGNERLVEIVADSRLDTIEQERSGVTARTRGSSGTWWRGSYLVGCDGPRSTVRKLQDIRFPGRTAVERHAVAALRTELPWQDEALLHRSPPWRTSGPFAGEITARPLPDGVWRLDWLLPPGKDLVTPEMLLTRIRETLAGWNGGSVPPYELLDTGVHTVHHRLARRWRADRVFLAGDAAHLLGALGTHGLDEGLRDADNLAWKLALAWHHGPHDALLDSYQTERRAIVSSRLRAADQALPLLRGGGGLRAYVPGSSRGLDTLLMDGHLGRGALGAPGTYADSPLAPGPLEGEAPVGTAPGAAVTDVVVTAEDGAFVRLRDRLGRGALLVVLVAPGTGVWERRHWVSAGIMPRLAAAVSALPHRAELLVAESYPGAAAHTVLLVRPDGHLVTALSGVRPADMYAAAEAALGGPAVSAESRDAGDPGDSGAKAREDAGAGSR; encoded by the coding sequence GTGGACCCGGTGATCGTCGTCGGAGCGGGGCCCGTCGGGCTCACGCTGGCGCTGGCGCTGGCGCGTCAGGACGTGCCGTGCGTGGTCCTCGACGAGGGGCCGGGCAAGGACGAACCCCGTCCCGCCCGCACCGTCGTGCTGCGTGAGGACACCGCCGCGCTGATGGAGCGGCTGACCGGCCTGTCCCTCGGCCACGCGGGCTTCCGTTGGGCCGGATGGCGGTCGATGCGGCGCAAGCAGGTGACGGGCGAGGTCGCCTTCCAGGACGCCGAGGCCGCTCCCCTGCACATCGCCCAGCACGTCCTGACCGGCGCGCTGCGCGCGGTGCTGGGGAACGAACGGCTCGTCGAGATCGTCGCCGACAGCCGGCTGGACACCATAGAGCAGGAACGCTCCGGCGTCACCGCCCGCACCCGGGGCTCCTCCGGCACCTGGTGGCGCGGCAGCTACCTGGTCGGCTGCGACGGCCCGCGCTCCACCGTGCGCAAACTCCAGGACATCCGCTTCCCCGGCCGCACCGCGGTCGAACGTCACGCCGTCGCCGCCCTGCGCACCGAACTCCCCTGGCAGGACGAGGCGCTGCTGCACCGCTCGCCGCCGTGGCGCACGTCCGGCCCCTTCGCCGGCGAGATCACCGCGCGCCCGCTGCCGGACGGGGTGTGGCGGCTGGACTGGCTGCTGCCGCCCGGCAAGGACCTGGTCACCCCCGAGATGCTGCTCACCCGCATCCGGGAGACCCTGGCCGGCTGGAACGGCGGCTCGGTGCCGCCGTACGAACTGCTCGACACCGGGGTGCACACCGTCCACCACCGGCTGGCCCGGCGCTGGCGGGCCGACCGCGTCTTCCTCGCCGGGGACGCGGCGCACCTGCTCGGCGCGCTGGGCACGCACGGGCTGGACGAAGGGCTGCGCGACGCCGACAACCTCGCCTGGAAACTGGCCCTGGCCTGGCACCACGGCCCGCACGACGCGCTGCTCGACAGCTATCAGACCGAGCGTCGCGCCATCGTCTCCTCCCGGCTGCGCGCCGCCGACCAGGCACTGCCGCTGCTGCGCGGCGGCGGAGGGCTGCGCGCCTACGTCCCCGGCTCCTCGCGCGGCCTCGACACGCTCCTGATGGACGGTCACCTCGGGCGGGGCGCACTGGGCGCGCCCGGCACGTACGCCGACTCGCCGCTCGCGCCCGGCCCTCTGGAGGGCGAGGCGCCGGTCGGCACGGCGCCGGGGGCGGCGGTCACGGACGTGGTCGTCACCGCCGAGGACGGCGCCTTCGTCCGGCTACGGGACCGGCTCGGGCGGGGCGCCCTGCTGGTGGTGCTGGTCGCGCCGGGCACCGGGGTGTGGGAACGCCGGCACTGGGTGTCCGCCGGGATCATGCCGCGGCTGGCGGCCGCCGTCTCCGCGCTGCCGCACCGCGCGGAACTGCTGGTCGCCGAGAGCTATCCCGGCGCGGCGGCCCACACGGTACTGCTCGTCCGCCCCGACGGGCACCTCGTCACGGCGCTGAGCGGGGTCCGCCCGGCGGACATGTACGCGGCGGCGGAGGCGGCCCTTGGCGGACCGGCGGTCTCGGCGGAGTCGAGGGATG
- a CDS encoding response regulator transcription factor: MRLLLVEDDNHVAAALSAVLARHGFDVTHARSGEEALQALVPESDGFGVVLLDLGLPDQDGYEVCGKIRKRTGTPVIMVTARSDVRSRIHGLNLGADDYVVKPYDTGELLARIHAVSRRTVHEEPTGSTETELLLGPVRIELPTRQVSVNGTPVQLTRKEFDLLALLAQRPGVVFRREQIISEVWRTSWEGTGRTLEVHVASLRSKLRMPALIETVRGVGYRLVAPTA, translated from the coding sequence GTGAGACTGCTGCTCGTCGAGGACGACAACCACGTCGCCGCGGCCCTGTCGGCCGTCCTGGCCCGTCACGGCTTCGACGTCACCCACGCGCGCAGCGGCGAGGAGGCCCTCCAGGCGCTCGTACCCGAGAGCGACGGCTTCGGCGTCGTCCTGCTCGACCTGGGCCTGCCCGACCAGGACGGATACGAGGTGTGCGGCAAGATACGCAAGCGCACCGGCACCCCCGTGATCATGGTCACCGCGCGCTCCGACGTGCGCTCCCGCATCCACGGCCTCAACCTCGGCGCCGACGACTACGTGGTGAAGCCGTACGACACCGGGGAGCTGCTCGCCCGGATCCACGCCGTCAGCCGCCGCACCGTCCACGAGGAGCCCACCGGCTCGACCGAGACCGAGCTGCTCCTCGGCCCGGTGCGCATCGAGCTGCCCACCCGGCAGGTCAGCGTCAACGGCACGCCCGTCCAGCTCACCCGGAAGGAGTTCGATCTGCTCGCGCTGCTGGCCCAGCGTCCGGGGGTGGTCTTCCGCCGGGAGCAGATCATCAGCGAGGTGTGGCGCACCAGCTGGGAGGGGACCGGCCGCACCCTGGAGGTGCACGTGGCCTCCCTGCGCTCCAAGCTCCGCATGCCCGCCCTGATCGAGACCGTGCGCGGCGTCGGCTACCGGCTCGTCGCGCCCACGGCGTAG